From Deinococcus reticulitermitis, the proteins below share one genomic window:
- a CDS encoding heavy metal translocating P-type ATPase, whose amino-acid sequence MSKTVTLDISGMTCAACVGRVERGLSKVEGVEAASVNLATERASVTFDPARTNAAALVRQVEDSGYAAGVASESFAVEGMTCAACVGRVERALGKVDGVVGASVNLATERASVQYLPGTVSPAELHAAVREAGYEVPQAPAAGAEAESRLEAERARKDAEIAGLRRSVGVAAAFSVPLFLIAMVPMLYAPLHHWLLGTVGEQTLNWVMLALAAPVQFGPGLRFYRTGWAALRHRSPDMNTLVMLGTTAAFGYSLLVTLAPGLFPVGSRHVYYEASGVVITLILLGKLFEAIAKGRSSEAMRTLLQLQPQTARVQRGGEVSEIAAASVRVGDLVLVRAGERLPVDGEVVEGRSYVDESMLTGESVPVQKAAGARVTGGTVNGTGALTFRATGVGADTALARIIRLVEDAQASRPPIQGLADRVVGVFVPIVLVIAAVTFAVWLLLGGEGALANALIHTVAVLIIACPCAMGLATPVSIMVGSGRAAQLGVLFRSGAALEGLGEARVVALDKTGTVTRGVMEVTDVLPAPGFGREELLRLTAAAESASEHPLARAIERAAGSGVPAASDFEAIPGYGLRATVEGRRLEVGAARFMERLGLELGDLGAQAGALAAQARTPVFVAVDGGLTGLIAVADPLREGSVRAIEELRRQGSEVALITGDTRATAEAVAAQAGIARVLAEVLPEGKAQAVTELQAGGQKVAFVGDGINDAPALAQADVGVAIGTGTDVAVETADVILMSGDLRGVPNAVALSRATLRNIRLNLFWAFAYNVALIPVAAGVLSPLGVNLSPVLAAAAMGLSSVFVLTNALRLRGFTPPIPSAETARPGEVGQVAHPA is encoded by the coding sequence ATGAGCAAAACTGTCACCCTCGACATCTCCGGCATGACGTGCGCGGCCTGCGTGGGCCGGGTGGAGCGTGGGCTGAGCAAGGTGGAGGGAGTCGAGGCTGCGAGCGTGAACCTTGCCACCGAGCGCGCGAGCGTGACCTTCGATCCCGCGCGGACGAACGCGGCGGCGCTGGTCAGGCAGGTCGAGGACAGCGGTTACGCGGCGGGGGTGGCGAGCGAGAGCTTCGCGGTGGAAGGCATGACCTGCGCGGCCTGCGTGGGCCGGGTCGAGCGGGCGCTCGGGAAGGTGGACGGGGTGGTCGGCGCCTCGGTCAACCTCGCCACCGAGCGCGCGAGCGTGCAGTATCTGCCCGGCACGGTGTCGCCCGCCGAGCTGCACGCGGCGGTGCGGGAAGCCGGCTACGAGGTGCCGCAGGCGCCCGCTGCCGGCGCCGAGGCCGAGTCGCGTCTGGAGGCCGAGCGCGCGCGCAAGGACGCCGAGATCGCCGGGTTGCGCCGCTCGGTCGGCGTGGCGGCGGCCTTCAGCGTGCCCCTTTTCCTGATCGCGATGGTGCCGATGCTGTACGCGCCGCTGCACCACTGGCTGCTCGGCACGGTGGGCGAACAGACGCTGAACTGGGTGATGCTCGCGCTCGCGGCGCCCGTGCAGTTCGGCCCCGGCCTGCGCTTTTACCGCACGGGCTGGGCGGCGCTGCGCCACCGCTCGCCCGACATGAATACGCTGGTGATGCTCGGCACGACGGCGGCCTTCGGATACTCGCTGCTCGTGACGCTCGCGCCGGGGCTGTTTCCGGTGGGCAGCCGGCACGTCTACTACGAGGCGTCGGGCGTGGTGATCACTCTGATCCTGCTCGGCAAGCTGTTCGAGGCGATCGCCAAGGGGAGGAGCAGCGAGGCGATGCGGACCCTGCTCCAGCTTCAGCCCCAGACCGCGCGGGTGCAGCGCGGCGGCGAGGTGAGCGAGATCGCGGCGGCGAGCGTGCGCGTCGGGGACCTCGTCCTCGTGCGGGCGGGCGAGCGGCTGCCGGTCGACGGCGAGGTGGTCGAGGGCCGCTCCTACGTCGACGAGTCAATGCTGACCGGCGAGAGCGTGCCGGTGCAGAAGGCGGCGGGCGCGCGCGTCACGGGCGGCACCGTCAACGGCACCGGCGCCCTGACCTTCCGGGCGACGGGCGTGGGCGCCGACACCGCCCTGGCGCGCATCATCCGGCTCGTCGAGGACGCGCAGGCGAGCCGCCCGCCGATTCAGGGCCTCGCGGACCGGGTGGTGGGCGTGTTCGTGCCTATCGTGCTCGTGATCGCCGCCGTCACCTTCGCGGTCTGGCTGCTGCTCGGCGGAGAGGGCGCGCTCGCCAACGCCCTGATTCACACCGTCGCCGTGCTGATCATCGCCTGCCCCTGCGCGATGGGCCTCGCGACGCCGGTCAGCATCATGGTGGGCTCGGGCCGCGCGGCGCAGCTCGGGGTGCTGTTTCGCAGCGGGGCGGCGCTGGAAGGCCTCGGGGAAGCGCGGGTGGTCGCCCTCGATAAGACCGGCACCGTCACGCGCGGGGTGATGGAAGTCACCGACGTGCTGCCGGCCCCCGGCTTCGGGCGGGAGGAACTGCTGCGCCTCACCGCCGCCGCCGAGAGCGCGTCCGAGCACCCGCTCGCGCGGGCCATCGAGCGGGCGGCGGGCAGCGGCGTGCCGGCAGCGAGCGACTTCGAGGCCATTCCCGGCTACGGCTTGCGCGCGACGGTGGAAGGCCGGCGCTTGGAGGTGGGGGCCGCGCGCTTCATGGAGCGGCTCGGCCTCGAACTCGGGGACCTCGGCGCGCAGGCGGGGGCACTCGCGGCCCAGGCGCGCACCCCGGTGTTCGTGGCGGTGGACGGCGGGCTCACCGGATTGATCGCGGTGGCCGATCCCCTCCGGGAAGGCAGCGTGCGGGCCATCGAGGAACTGCGGCGCCAGGGCAGCGAGGTCGCGCTGATCACGGGCGACACCCGCGCCACCGCCGAGGCGGTCGCGGCGCAGGCCGGCATCGCGCGCGTGCTCGCCGAGGTGCTGCCTGAAGGCAAGGCGCAGGCGGTCACGGAACTCCAGGCGGGAGGCCAGAAGGTCGCCTTCGTGGGCGACGGCATCAACGACGCGCCGGCCCTCGCGCAGGCCGACGTGGGCGTCGCCATCGGCACGGGCACCGACGTGGCCGTCGAGACCGCCGACGTGATCCTGATGTCGGGGGACCTGCGCGGCGTGCCCAACGCGGTGGCGCTCAGCCGCGCGACGCTGCGCAACATCCGGCTCAACCTGTTCTGGGCCTTCGCCTACAACGTCGCGCTGATTCCGGTGGCGGCGGGGGTGCTCAGCCCCCTGGGGGTCAACCTCTCGCCGGTCCTCGCCGCCGCCGCGATGGGCCTGAGCAGCGTCTTCGTGCTCACCAACGCGCTGCGGCTGCGCGGCTTCACGCCGCCGATCCCGAGCGCCGAGACCGCGCGGCCCGGCGAGGTGGGGCAGGTGGCGCACCCGGCCTGA
- a CDS encoding CopZ family metallochaperone, with the protein MQTELKISGMSCGHCVKAVEKALGALPGVEGVQVSLDEGKATVQGSADAGAMIAAVKEEGYGAEVAGA; encoded by the coding sequence ATGCAAACGGAACTGAAGATCAGCGGGATGAGCTGCGGACACTGCGTGAAGGCCGTCGAGAAAGCGCTCGGGGCGCTGCCGGGCGTCGAGGGCGTGCAGGTGAGCCTGGACGAGGGCAAGGCGACCGTGCAGGGGAGCGCCGACGCGGGAGCGATGATCGCCGCCGTCAAGGAAGAGGGTTACGGCGCCGAGGTAGCGGGCGCATGA
- a CDS encoding DUF305 domain-containing protein codes for MTRSRRVAVLLGALLLAGSLPASAQGGHGAHAGHTMPGQSAPMSMEAMNAGMLAALRPLRGRAFDVKWAQLMMDHHQMALDMAGKQLASGKDARAKAEARKVIAAQQKEIALLGGWVRKWTGQSYRPASMPMTVPAGMSTDRWFLTEMIPHHQGAIDMSRLAPARGGSSGVKSLAGQIIKAQAAEIATYRQLLKSVK; via the coding sequence ATGACCCGGAGTCGGCGCGTAGCCGTGCTGCTGGGCGCCCTCCTCCTGGCTGGATCGCTCCCGGCTTCCGCCCAGGGAGGCCACGGCGCGCACGCGGGCCACACCATGCCGGGCCAGTCGGCGCCCATGAGCATGGAGGCCATGAACGCCGGGATGCTCGCGGCGCTGCGGCCCCTGCGCGGGCGCGCCTTCGACGTGAAGTGGGCGCAACTGATGATGGACCACCACCAGATGGCGCTCGATATGGCCGGGAAGCAGCTCGCGTCGGGCAAGGACGCGCGGGCGAAGGCCGAGGCGCGCAAAGTGATCGCCGCTCAGCAGAAAGAAATCGCGCTGCTCGGCGGCTGGGTCCGCAAGTGGACCGGCCAGAGCTACCGCCCCGCCTCCATGCCCATGACCGTTCCCGCCGGGATGAGCACCGACCGCTGGTTCCTCACCGAGATGATTCCGCACCACCAGGGCGCCATCGACATGAGCCGCCTCGCCCCGGCGCGGGGCGGCAGCTCGGGCGTCAAGTCTCTGGCAGGCCAGATCATCAAGGCCCAGGCGGCGGAGATCGCAACTTACCGCCAGCTTCTGAAAAGCGTGAAATGA
- a CDS encoding DUF4142 domain-containing protein, with translation MKRAALCLFLTGTAFAGGGGAPPPPTDDALRPLRGLSGRAFDLAWLDEMTGRQTVLGGLSELERRYGQQPELKAWAARDLPLRQAAVLRLQTLRAQVEPPQSVSSTDVIVAIANGSEADFLNRFDSFFLAEYAKASAQVSALARLALSRSQHPALRREASALLRNEERRRSGLKEFR, from the coding sequence ATGAAGCGGGCAGCCCTCTGCCTCTTCCTCACCGGCACGGCGTTCGCGGGCGGCGGCGGGGCTCCCCCTCCCCCGACGGACGACGCGCTGCGGCCTCTGCGGGGCCTGAGCGGGCGGGCGTTCGACCTGGCCTGGCTGGACGAAATGACCGGGCGGCAGACGGTGCTGGGGGGGCTGAGCGAACTGGAGCGGCGCTACGGCCAGCAGCCGGAGCTGAAGGCGTGGGCGGCCCGGGACCTGCCACTCCGACAGGCCGCCGTTCTGCGGTTGCAAACGCTCCGCGCCCAGGTGGAGCCGCCCCAATCCGTGTCGAGCACCGACGTGATCGTCGCCATCGCCAACGGTTCGGAAGCGGATTTCCTCAACCGCTTCGACTCGTTTTTCCTCGCTGAGTATGCCAAAGCTTCCGCTCAGGTCAGCGCCCTCGCCCGCCTCGCGCTGAGCAGGAGCCAGCACCCGGCCCTGCGGCGTGAGGCGTCGGCCCTGCTGCGGAACGAGGAGCGGCGGCGGAGCGGCCTCAAGGAGTTCCGATGA
- a CDS encoding metal-sensitive transcriptional regulator, which yields MTDTCAPHPCSTDSGHLCMPEDARKRARHRLSIARGHIESIVKMLEKDDVYCVDVLRQIKAVQGALSGAGDVVLRGHLEAHVATAAERGDTVEIVEELMEALRYR from the coding sequence ATGACCGACACCTGCGCCCCCCACCCCTGCTCCACCGATTCGGGCCATCTGTGCATGCCCGAGGACGCCCGAAAGCGTGCCCGGCACCGCCTGAGCATCGCGCGCGGGCACATCGAGAGCATCGTGAAGATGCTCGAAAAAGACGACGTGTACTGCGTGGACGTGCTGCGCCAGATCAAGGCCGTGCAGGGTGCGCTGTCCGGCGCGGGCGACGTGGTGCTGCGCGGACACCTCGAAGCGCATGTGGCGACGGCGGCGGAACGGGGCGACACGGTGGAAATCGTCGAGGAGTTGATGGAGGCGCTGAGGTACCGCTGA
- a CDS encoding MerR family transcriptional regulator, whose amino-acid sequence MTDTPGTLTIGAFARASHLSLKALRLYDDLGLLRPVWVDPASGYRHYAAEQLEVARLIGLLRTVEMPLADIRALLSAPHSEWASRVEAHWAGADALHRQRAAVARHLSCTLRGDPMTRTHDVQTRTVPAQTVLTLQRRVLLPELSAFIGSAMDRLHAEVNAQNAEVTGPPVVIYHGEVNADSDGPVEVCLPCAGPVQPTGDFTLREEASHAEAFVTVRKADFEYHELMTAYDAVDRYARAHGVRTGLPVREVYPYNWDAAGPDDPAGEVACPYTPNAG is encoded by the coding sequence ATGACCGACACCCCAGGCACCCTGACCATCGGCGCCTTCGCCCGCGCCTCGCACCTGAGCCTCAAAGCCCTGCGCCTTTACGACGACCTCGGCCTGCTGCGCCCGGTGTGGGTGGACCCGGCGAGCGGGTACCGCCACTACGCCGCCGAACAGCTTGAAGTCGCCCGCCTGATCGGGCTGCTGCGCACCGTCGAGATGCCGCTCGCCGACATCCGCGCGCTGCTCAGCGCCCCGCATAGCGAGTGGGCGAGCCGGGTCGAGGCGCACTGGGCGGGGGCCGACGCCCTCCACCGCCAGCGGGCCGCCGTGGCCCGGCACCTGAGCTGCACCCTGAGAGGAGACCCCATGACCCGCACCCACGACGTTCAGACCCGCACCGTGCCCGCCCAGACCGTCCTCACCCTCCAGCGCCGGGTGCTGCTGCCTGAGCTCAGCGCATTTATCGGCTCGGCGATGGACCGCCTGCACGCCGAGGTGAACGCTCAGAACGCCGAAGTGACCGGACCGCCCGTCGTCATCTACCACGGCGAGGTCAACGCCGACTCCGACGGCCCCGTCGAGGTCTGCCTGCCGTGCGCCGGCCCGGTGCAACCCACGGGTGACTTCACCCTGCGCGAGGAGGCGAGCCACGCCGAAGCCTTCGTGACCGTCCGCAAGGCCGACTTCGAGTACCACGAGCTGATGACGGCCTACGACGCCGTGGACCGCTACGCCCGCGCCCACGGGGTTCGCACTGGCCTGCCCGTCCGCGAGGTCTACCCCTACAACTGGGACGCGGCGGGACCAGATGACCCGGCGGGCGAGGTGGCTTGCCCCTACACACCGAACGCTGGTTGA
- a CDS encoding isoprenyl transferase gives MAPLHTALRTAQKLRTGARGALLWGYEQRLAREVRAHGKLPRHLGLILDGNRRFARASGMQRELGHSFGADKAHEVLQWCLELGIPAATIWVLSTDNTSRDPKEIAHILTLLEREARLLAVDPRIHQNRVRVRAIGQHSDFPPNVLAALRELERSTEEYSGMRLNIAVGYGGREEIVDATRAYLCKRAREGATLEQVAGELTPEHIGAHLYAADQPDPDFIIRTSGEIRLSGFMLWQSVYSEYYFCDVYWPGFRRVDFLRALRDFQDRERRFGK, from the coding sequence ATGGCCCCCCTGCACACCGCCCTCCGCACCGCCCAGAAACTGCGTACGGGGGCGCGGGGGGCTTTGCTGTGGGGCTACGAGCAGCGGCTCGCACGTGAGGTCCGTGCCCACGGCAAATTGCCCCGGCACCTCGGGCTGATTCTCGACGGCAACCGCCGCTTCGCGCGCGCCTCGGGGATGCAGCGCGAGCTGGGGCACTCGTTCGGCGCCGACAAGGCCCATGAGGTCTTGCAGTGGTGCCTCGAACTCGGCATTCCGGCGGCGACCATCTGGGTGCTGAGCACCGACAACACGAGCCGCGATCCGAAGGAGATCGCGCATATCCTCACGCTGCTGGAGCGTGAAGCGCGCCTGCTCGCCGTCGATCCCCGCATCCACCAGAACCGGGTGCGGGTGCGCGCCATCGGGCAGCACAGCGACTTTCCGCCCAACGTGCTCGCGGCGCTGCGCGAACTCGAACGGAGCACCGAGGAGTACAGCGGCATGCGCCTGAACATCGCCGTCGGCTACGGGGGCCGCGAGGAGATCGTGGACGCCACCCGCGCCTACCTATGCAAGCGCGCGCGCGAGGGCGCCACCCTGGAGCAGGTGGCTGGCGAACTCACCCCCGAGCACATCGGCGCGCACCTCTACGCCGCCGATCAGCCCGACCCCGACTTCATCATCCGCACGAGCGGCGAGATCCGGCTCTCGGGCTTCATGCTGTGGCAGAGCGTGTACTCGGAGTATTACTTCTGCGACGTGTACTGGCCGGGCTTTCGCCGGGTGGACTTCCTGCGGGCGCTGCGCGACTTTCAGGACCGCGAGCGCCGCTTCGGCAAGTGA
- a CDS encoding class I SAM-dependent methyltransferase codes for MTAPENRTAANARLFAQVAPGYDGLSFLTLAARDFALRLEVAPRARVLDVATGTGTVALALAPRAGEVIGTDLVPEMVQLAGRKAEEVGNLTFQVADGAALPFPDASFDLVVCGAGLFFFPDMARALREWGRVLRPGGRVAFSAFGRGLLGPLPGLWRERLATVGVRAGAPPLGRLPTPEAALALLREGGWEEARANLFTLSHTVPDVERRWAEIAAGLEGAGLAELSAPTRAKLEAEHRAELAPLFAAGPLTVPLPLIVAQGRKPGGG; via the coding sequence GTGACGGCGCCGGAAAACCGCACCGCCGCCAACGCCCGCCTTTTCGCGCAGGTGGCGCCCGGCTACGACGGCCTCAGCTTCCTGACGCTCGCGGCCCGCGATTTCGCGCTGCGCCTAGAGGTGGCGCCCAGGGCACGCGTGCTCGACGTGGCGACCGGGACCGGGACGGTGGCGCTGGCGCTCGCTCCCCGCGCCGGCGAGGTGATCGGCACCGACCTCGTGCCCGAGATGGTGCAGCTCGCCGGGCGCAAGGCCGAGGAAGTGGGCAACCTGACCTTTCAGGTGGCCGACGGCGCGGCACTGCCCTTCCCGGACGCTTCCTTCGATCTGGTGGTGTGCGGCGCGGGACTTTTTTTCTTCCCCGACATGGCGCGTGCCCTGCGCGAGTGGGGGCGGGTGCTGCGGCCCGGCGGGCGGGTGGCCTTCAGCGCGTTCGGGCGCGGCCTGCTCGGGCCGCTGCCGGGGCTGTGGCGCGAGCGACTGGCGACGGTGGGCGTCAGGGCGGGGGCGCCGCCTTTGGGCCGGCTCCCGACGCCGGAGGCGGCCCTCGCCCTGCTGCGGGAGGGAGGCTGGGAGGAGGCACGCGCCAACCTCTTCACCCTCTCCCACACCGTCCCCGACGTGGAAAGGCGCTGGGCCGAGATCGCGGCGGGGCTCGAAGGCGCGGGGCTGGCCGAGCTGTCCGCGCCGACGCGCGCGAAGCTGGAGGCCGAGCACCGCGCCGAACTCGCGCCGCTGTTCGCCGCCGGGCCGCTCACCGTCCCGCTTCCCCTGATCGTGGCGCAGGGCCGGAAGCCGGGCGGAGGCTGA
- a CDS encoding SIR2 family NAD-dependent protein deacylase, protein MDLPQARAALQRARRVAVLTGAGVSAESGIPTFRDPQSGHWARFRPEDLASPGAYARDPGFVWEWYAGRYRDVLRAEPNRGHHLLAELERRKGADFFLATQNVDGLHARAGSGTRGGTLVELHGNLITGRDEKTGEVFPLPEPDALTLPPLSPNGHRLRPNVVWFGEYLPEAALWAAQRAFEEAEVALIVGTSGVVYPAAGLALDARRSGAVVIEVNPEETELTPLLSFSVRDVASRGLAALLE, encoded by the coding sequence ATGGACTTGCCCCAGGCCCGCGCCGCCCTTCAGCGTGCCCGCCGCGTCGCCGTGCTGACCGGCGCCGGCGTGAGCGCCGAGAGCGGCATTCCCACCTTCCGCGACCCGCAGAGCGGCCACTGGGCACGCTTCCGGCCCGAGGACCTCGCCAGCCCGGGGGCGTACGCGCGCGATCCCGGGTTCGTGTGGGAGTGGTACGCCGGGCGCTACCGCGACGTGCTGCGCGCCGAGCCAAACCGGGGCCACCACCTGCTCGCCGAACTCGAACGGCGCAAGGGCGCCGACTTTTTCCTCGCCACCCAGAACGTGGACGGCCTGCACGCCCGCGCCGGCAGCGGTACGCGCGGCGGCACCCTCGTCGAGCTGCACGGCAACCTCATCACGGGCCGCGACGAGAAGACCGGCGAAGTGTTTCCGCTGCCCGAGCCGGACGCGCTGACTCTGCCGCCCCTGTCTCCAAACGGCCACCGGCTGCGTCCCAACGTCGTCTGGTTCGGCGAATACCTGCCGGAAGCCGCGCTATGGGCCGCGCAGCGGGCCTTCGAGGAGGCCGAGGTCGCCCTGATCGTGGGCACGAGCGGCGTCGTCTACCCGGCGGCGGGCCTCGCCCTCGACGCGCGGCGCTCGGGCGCCGTCGTGATCGAGGTCAACCCCGAGGAAACCGAACTTACGCCGCTACTCAGCTTCAGCGTGCGCGACGTGGCTTCGCGCGGCCTCGCGGCCCTGCTGGAGTGA
- a CDS encoding nitric oxide synthase oxygenase, whose amino-acid sequence MHEAEEFLRAFHAEEGLPGLAGRLREVAQAGAYWPTAAELAYGARVAWRHSARCVGRLYWPSLEVRDLRGVRELDGVYSQLLAHLRDAFHGGQVRALISVFGPEVRIHNPQLIRYADDPLCAPFVEALRREGWRPSGERFEVLPLLLEVRGERRVYALPRSAVQEVKLTHPECAAFAGLGLRWHALPVISDLDLSLGGTRWPCAFSGWYVQTEIAARNLADPQRYDQLPAVARALGLDTSRERTLWRDRALVELNVAVLHSFDAAGVKIADHHSVTRHHLRFEEREARAGRAVRGQWSWLIPPLSPATTPIWGRRYRAGKGGPTFAPRDPAPLPAAACPPTTCPFTAGERRTSAPRTQEAQGSVTPR is encoded by the coding sequence CTGCATGAAGCGGAGGAGTTCCTGCGCGCGTTTCACGCCGAGGAGGGCCTGCCGGGGCTCGCCGGGCGACTGCGCGAGGTGGCGCAGGCCGGCGCCTACTGGCCGACGGCGGCGGAACTCGCCTACGGAGCGCGGGTGGCGTGGCGGCACTCGGCGCGCTGCGTGGGGCGGCTGTACTGGCCCTCGCTGGAGGTGCGCGACCTGCGCGGGGTGCGGGAACTGGACGGGGTCTATAGCCAGTTGCTCGCGCACCTGCGGGACGCCTTTCACGGTGGGCAGGTGCGCGCGCTGATCAGCGTGTTCGGGCCGGAGGTCCGCATCCACAACCCGCAACTGATCCGCTACGCCGACGATCCGCTGTGTGCGCCCTTCGTGGAGGCGCTGCGCCGCGAGGGCTGGCGTCCGAGCGGCGAGCGCTTCGAGGTGTTGCCGCTGCTGCTGGAGGTGCGCGGCGAGCGCCGGGTCTACGCGCTGCCGAGGAGCGCCGTGCAGGAGGTCAAGTTGACCCATCCCGAGTGCGCCGCCTTCGCCGGGCTCGGGCTGCGCTGGCACGCCCTGCCGGTGATCAGCGACCTCGACCTGAGTCTGGGCGGCACGCGCTGGCCCTGCGCGTTCAGCGGCTGGTACGTGCAGACCGAGATCGCCGCGCGCAACCTCGCCGACCCGCAGCGCTACGACCAGCTCCCCGCCGTCGCCCGCGCGCTGGGGCTCGACACTTCGCGCGAGCGCACGCTGTGGCGCGACCGGGCGCTCGTGGAGCTGAACGTGGCGGTGCTGCACTCCTTCGACGCGGCGGGCGTCAAGATCGCCGACCACCACAGCGTCACCCGCCACCACCTGCGCTTCGAGGAACGCGAGGCGCGCGCGGGCCGGGCGGTGCGCGGGCAGTGGTCCTGGCTGATTCCGCCCCTCTCCCCCGCCACCACCCCGATCTGGGGCCGGCGATACCGCGCCGGGAAAGGCGGCCCGACCTTTGCCCCGCGTGACCCCGCTCCGCTGCCCGCTGCCGCTTGTCCCCCTACCACCTGTCCTTTCACTGCCGGGGAGCGCCGGACCAGCGCGCCCAGGACTCAGGAGGCCCAGGGCTCAGTAACCCCACGGTAA
- the ypfJ gene encoding KPN_02809 family neutral zinc metallopeptidase: MDWKNLPTGGNIEDRRGGGGLPGGGLAVGGGIGGLILTLIAMFFGVDLGGLTGGNTAPTSTQSQTQGFPAPQTQVPQQQRDEAYDFVDRIVASTDQTWSRIFQQSGREYTRPTLVLFNQYVQSGCGQASAATGPFYCPLDSKMYLDTSFFATMDRRLGGGGDFAYSYVIAHEVGHHVQNELGIADQVERRQRAARSEAEANSYGVRLELQADCFAGVWGNSVKGAQLANLSREDIQAAINTAAAIGDDNLQRQSQGYVVPDSFTHGSSQQRVNWFLRGFESGNPNQCDTFSQEYNQL, translated from the coding sequence ATGGATTGGAAAAATCTTCCCACCGGCGGCAACATCGAGGACCGGCGCGGCGGCGGGGGCCTGCCCGGCGGCGGGCTCGCGGTCGGCGGCGGCATCGGCGGCCTGATTCTGACCCTGATCGCCATGTTCTTCGGCGTGGACCTCGGCGGCCTGACCGGCGGCAATACGGCGCCCACCTCGACCCAGTCGCAGACCCAGGGCTTTCCGGCGCCGCAGACCCAGGTCCCCCAGCAGCAACGCGACGAGGCCTACGACTTCGTGGACCGCATCGTGGCGAGCACCGACCAAACCTGGAGCCGCATTTTCCAGCAGTCGGGGCGCGAGTACACCCGCCCCACCCTGGTGCTGTTCAACCAGTACGTGCAGAGCGGCTGCGGCCAGGCGAGCGCGGCGACCGGCCCCTTTTACTGCCCGCTCGACTCCAAGATGTACCTCGACACCAGCTTCTTCGCCACCATGGACCGGCGGCTCGGGGGCGGGGGCGACTTCGCGTATTCGTACGTGATCGCGCATGAGGTCGGGCACCACGTCCAGAACGAACTCGGCATCGCCGATCAGGTCGAGCGCCGGCAGCGCGCCGCCCGCTCGGAGGCGGAAGCCAACTCCTACGGCGTGCGCCTGGAGCTTCAGGCCGACTGCTTCGCCGGCGTGTGGGGCAACAGCGTCAAGGGCGCGCAGCTCGCCAACCTCAGCCGCGAGGACATTCAAGCGGCGATCAACACCGCCGCCGCCATCGGGGACGACAACCTGCAACGCCAGAGCCAGGGCTACGTCGTCCCCGACTCCTTTACCCACGGCAGCAGCCAGCAGCGCGTGAACTGGTTCCTGCGCGGCTTCGAGTCGGGCAACCCCAACCAGTGCGACACCTTCAGCCAGGAGTACAACCAGCTCTGA
- a CDS encoding serine hydrolase domain-containing protein: MGFQDREAGVPLGPDKLFRIYSMTKPVVCTALMTLFEEGRFQLTDPVARYLPAFAKLRVLRRTEGGDRLEDLTRPITVRDLMTHTSGLTYGFLDDSPVGALYRESHFLDDAGRTLERAMADLAELPLAFQPGTRWHYSVGIDVAAHLIERLTDQPLGDALRERLFAPLGMDETGFSVAEGARGRVAAMYGSPDIMTASLPEIFRAALGGFNQRLDVEANYPVDRPETFARGGHGLFSTTSDYFRFAQMLLSGGELDGVRILAPKTTQLMHLNHLPEALRPYEIGGLPAYGYGFGLGSRVLLDVAASGLPGSVGEFGWSGAAKTYYWVDPQEDLVGLFMAQYMVGLELPERTFQALTYQALVG, translated from the coding sequence GTGGGCTTCCAGGACCGGGAAGCTGGCGTGCCGCTCGGCCCGGATAAGCTTTTCCGCATCTACTCGATGACCAAGCCGGTGGTCTGCACGGCGCTGATGACGCTGTTCGAGGAGGGCCGCTTTCAGCTCACCGATCCGGTGGCCCGCTACCTGCCGGCCTTCGCCAAATTGCGGGTGCTGCGCCGCACCGAGGGCGGGGACCGACTCGAAGACCTGACGCGCCCGATCACCGTCCGTGACCTGATGACCCACACCTCGGGCCTGACCTACGGCTTCCTCGACGACTCGCCGGTGGGGGCGCTCTACCGCGAGTCGCACTTCCTCGACGACGCCGGGCGCACCCTGGAACGGGCGATGGCGGACCTCGCCGAGTTGCCGCTCGCCTTCCAGCCGGGCACGCGCTGGCACTACAGCGTCGGCATCGACGTGGCCGCGCACCTGATCGAGCGCCTGACCGATCAGCCCCTCGGCGACGCGCTGCGCGAAAGGCTGTTCGCCCCGCTCGGGATGGACGAGACCGGCTTTTCGGTGGCGGAAGGGGCGCGGGGCCGGGTCGCGGCGATGTACGGCAGCCCCGACATCATGACCGCTTCCCTCCCCGAGATCTTCCGCGCGGCGCTGGGCGGCTTCAATCAGCGGCTCGACGTGGAGGCGAATTACCCGGTGGACCGCCCGGAGACCTTCGCGCGCGGCGGGCACGGCCTGTTTTCCACCACGAGCGACTATTTCCGCTTCGCGCAGATGCTGCTCAGTGGCGGCGAACTTGACGGCGTGCGGATTCTGGCGCCCAAGACCACGCAGCTCATGCACCTCAACCACCTTCCCGAAGCGCTGCGGCCCTACGAGATCGGCGGGCTGCCGGCCTACGGCTACGGCTTCGGCCTGGGCTCGCGGGTGCTGCTCGACGTCGCCGCCTCGGGACTCCCCGGCTCGGTGGGCGAGTTCGGCTGGTCGGGCGCAGCCAAGACGTACTACTGGGTGGACCCGCAAGAAGACCTCGTCGGGCTGTTCATGGCGCAGTACATGGTGGGCCTCGAACTGCCCGAGCGGACCTTCCAGGCGCTCACCTATCAGGCGTTGGTGGGGTAG